GTCGGCGTCCTGCGCTACGCTCACCACCCCCTGCACCGCCGTGACCGGCTTCACCTTGCCCGTGGCCACGTCCATGGCGAACAGCTGTTGGGTGGCCTTGAGCCCCTCGTTGAAGTAGATCGTGCGGCCGTCCGCCGACCAGAACTCGGCCGAGACGTCGCCATCGAGATCCCCGATCTTCCGGAACGGCGCCCCCTTGGCCGCCACGTCGCGGACATACACGCGACGGTTCTTCATGTTGTACTTCGTGAGGTCGTCCGACCCCGAGAAGGCGATGGTGCGGGAATCGGGAGAGAAGCTCAGCGGGCTTTCCCCGTTCTCGTCATTGGTCGTGAGCCGTTCGATGCCGTTCCCCTGCGTGTCCAGCAGGAAGACGTCGGCGTAGATCCCCTCTTCGGTGATGTTGCGCTTGTACCGGTTGTTGGGCACGGCGTTGAAGCCGATCCAGCGGCCATCGGGTGACACGGTAAAGCCGGTCACCGCCATGCCGGTGTCGCGCGTGAGCCGCGACGTGGTGTAGGAGGAGCTGGTGAGATCGAGCGCCCACAGCGAGACCGTGGGTTCTTCCTGATTGCGGATGTTCACCGTGAAGCGCTTCTCGCGGCGCAGGCGCTCATCGGTGTCCACGGTGTCGGCCGACAGGAAGTAGATCCGCTTGGAGTCGGGGGCCACACGCCACTCCCCCACGCCGGTCCGGTGCTTCGTGAGCTGTGCCGGCACCAGCGAATCGAGCGGGGTACCGGCCGCGAGCTTGGCCACGGGCAGCGCATACAGCTGCTCCTCGGTGGCCTTGCCGCTGCGGTAGACCAGCCACTGGCCGTCCTTGGTGAAGGCGAAGGTGGACACCCCCTGCGTCGCGTTCGTGATGCGACGCGCCTCGCCGCCGTCGGCGCGCATCAGGAACAGCTGCTGCTGGCTGCCGCTGGCCGCCGGGGCTTCCCGATTGGAGGTGAACACAAACCACCCGCCGGCAGGGGCCCAGCGCGGGCTCCCTTCGTTCTTGGTGGTGGTGAAGGTGAGCTGCTTCGAGCTCGCCACGCCGCGGTCGGTGGCCACCACGTGAATGTCGGACTGGCTGGTGGCCTCCTTCCAGTCGGGCGTGCTTACCGTGTACAGCAGCTGCTTGCCGTCGGGGGAGACGGCGGGGGCCCCGGCGCTGCGCAGGTACTGGGCGTCGAGGAAGCTCATGGGCCGCTTGGCCGCACCGCCCTGCGCCTGCAGCGCGGCAGCCGAGAGCAGGGACAGCAGCAGCGGCGGGAGGGTCCGCGAAGGGCGGCCCGCGAAGGTCAACCGAACCGGCATGGTGTGGGACTCCAGCAAGAGGGAATGGGGGGCGCCACCATCTTGCACCCGGGGTGACCGACGAGCAACGTCTCCCGATGCTCTCGAACCGTTCTTTCCGTGGTGGCCTGCGCGCCATCTGTGTGACGATCGTCGCCCTCGCCGCGCTGGTCCCCGCCGGCGTTGAGGCCCAGTCCTCCGCCCGCCCTGGTGCCCCCGCCGCCGGCGGCACACGCCCCGCCTACGACCCGACCCTCTACAGCGATGGCAGCCGCACGGCACGCGCCTTCAAGTCGCTGCGCTGGCGGCTGGTGGGTCCCTTCCGCGGCGGCCGCTCCACGGCGGTCACCGCCGATCCCACCCGCCCGCTCGTCTTCTATTTCGGCGCCGTGAACGGCGGCGTGTGGAAGACCACCAACGCCGGCCAGACGTGGGAGAACATCACCGACGGCAAGACCGACCTGTCGAGCGTGGGGGCCATTACCGTGGCGCCCAGTGACCCGAACGTGATCTGGGTGGGCAGCGGCGAAGGGAAGCCGCGTGAGGACATTACCTACGGCACGGGCGTGTACCGCAGCACCGACGGCGGCGAGAGCTGGGTACCGCGCGGGCTGGCCAATACGCACCAGATCACCAGCCTCCGGGTGCACCCGACCAACCCCGATGTGGCCTACGTGACGGCACTCGGCCACGCCTTCGGCCCCAACCCCGATCGCGGCGTGTTTCGCACCACCGACGGCGGGGCCACCTGGAAGAAGATCCTGTTCGTGGACGACAGCACCGGCGCCGCCGATCTCTCCATGGACGTGACCAACCCGCGCATCCTGTACGCCAGCCTGTGGAAGTTCCAGCGCACGCCGTGGGGGATGAACGCGGGCGCCGGGCGCAGCGGCCTGTGGAAGAGCACCGACGGCGGTGACACGTGGACGGAGCTCACCTTCAACCCCGGCATGCCCAAGGGGCTGATCGGCAAGATCGGCGTGGCCGTCTCCCCCGCCAACGGGCAGCGCGTGTACGCCAACATCGAAGCGCAGGACTCACTGGGTGGCGTCTTCCGCAGCGACGACGGCGGCGCCTCGTGGACGCGCACCAACAGCGACCAGAAGTTCGTGGTGCGCCCGTTCTACTACATGAGCATCACCGCCGACCCGGTGAATGAGAACACCGTGTACGTGATGAACCTGCAGGTCAGCCGCAGCATCGACGGCGGCCGCACGTTCACCACCGTGCGCGTACCACACGGTGACACGCACATCATGTGGGTGGACCCGAAGAATCCGCAGCGCCTCATCAACGGCAACGACGGTGGCGCCACCGTTTCACTCGACGGCGGCCGCACCTGGAGTGCGCAGAACAACCAGCCCACGTCGCAGTTCTACCACGTCACCACCGACCAGTCGCAGCCGTACCGCATCCTGGGTGCGCAGCAGGACAACACCACGGTCAACATCGCCCACCGCAGCGACCGCGGCAGCCTCACCGAGCGTGACTGGTACCCCGTGGCCGGCTGTGAGAACGCGTACATCGCCATCGACCCGCGCGACCCCAACGTGACCTTCGGCGGCTGCTACATGGGGCAGCTCTCGCGCCACGATGCGCGCACCAACATGCGCCGCGACGTGTCGGTGTGGCTTGGCAACTACGACGGCTACGCGGTAGCCGACGTACCGCAGCGCTTCCAGTGGACCTTCCCCATTCATTTCTCGCTGCACGACCCGGACGTGCTCTATACGGCGTCGCAGTATCTCTGGCGCTCGCGCAACCAGGGGAGCAGCTGGGAGAAGATCTCGGGCGACCTCACGCGCCACGACCCGGCCACCATGGGGCGCAGCGGCGGTCCCGTGAGCGGCGACATGACCGGCACGGAGTGGTACGCCACGATCTTTGCCGTTGCCGAGTCGCCGGTCACCAAGGGCGTGCTGTGGACGGGGAGCGATGACGGTCTCGTGCATGTGTCACGCGACAACGGTGCCACCTGGACGAACGTGACCCCGAAGGCGTTCGGGGCGTTCACGCGCGTGTCCATCATCGAGGCGTCGCCCTTCGAGGCGGGCACCGCGTACGTCGCGGCCAACCGCTACCAGCAGGACGATTTCACCCCGTACCTGTTCAAGACCACCGATTACGGCGCCACCTGGACGCGCATCGACGCCGGCATTCCGCAGGGGGCCTTCACGCGCGCCATCCGCAGCGACACGAAGCGCAAGGGGCTGCTCTTCGCCGGTACGGAAACCGGTGTGTACGTCTCGCTCAACGACGGCGCCAATTGGGAACCGCTGCAGCTCAACCTGCCGCGGGTGGTCATTCGTGACCTGCGCGTGCACGGCAACGATCTCCTTGTGGCCACGCATGGTCGCTCCTTCTGGTCACTCGACGACATCTCGCCGCTGCGTACGCTGAGCGAAACGGTGACGGCCAAGCCCGTGCACCTGTTCGCACCCGCACCGGCCGTTCGCTGGGTCAGCGGGGGCGGCAGCGGGCGCGCCTCACTCACGGCGGGGGGCAATCCTCGCTATGGCGTGAACATCGACTACTGGCTCAAGACGGCTCCTACCGCCCCCATCTCGCTGCAGATCGTGGAAGCGGGCGGCACGGTGGTGCACACCTTCAGCAGCGCCGCGGCACCGAAGAAGGACAGCACCGGCAATCCCGCCGCCGATTCCGCCGCCGCGCTGGTGCGCACGAAGCAGCGCGCCGAAGCGCTCTCCTATGAGCCTGCCGACTCGGTGGTGCACGCCCGCGCCGGTGCCAATCGCTTCACCTGGGACCTTTCCTACCCCGGCCCCAAGACCATCCCGGGCGCCATCATTGACGACGGCACGACCGACGGCCCGACGGCTGTGCCGGGGGAGTACGCCGTGCGCCTGATCGTGGGCAAGGACACGCTGTCGCAGCCGTTCACGGTACTCGCCGACCCGCGCGTGTCGCTCACGGCCGCCGAGTACAGGGCGCAGTTCGATGCGGCCAATGCGGTCGGGGCGCGTATCACGAGCATCACCGAAACCGTCGCGCGCATTCAGGACCTGCAGCGGCAGCTCGACGAGCGCGCTCGGCAGGCCGCATCGCAGGCATATGCGGCGGAGGTGCGTGACGCGTCGGCGGCGCTCCGACGCAAGCTGGAGGCGGTGCGCGCCGAGATCTACGAGGTGTACACCAAGGCCGATCAGGCGACGCTGAACTACCCGATCAAGCTCTATCAGATGTTCATCTCGCTGAACTCGCAGGTGCTGGAAGGCACCAACCCGCCCACGAAGCAGCACAGCGAGATCACGAGCGACCTGGGTGGCAAGCTGGACGTACAGTTGCGCACACTGCAGGGGCTCGAGGAGAAGGAGTTGAGCGACTTCAACGCGCTGCTCTCTCGGCTTGGGGTGCCGAACGTGTTCGTGCCGAAGAAGCCGATCGGGTAGGCGCGCGATCATGGTGTGGCTCATGGCTGCGTGCGTCGTGGTCGCGGTGGCGATCTGGCGCACGCGCCCCGCACAACGCGCAAAGGCGCTTTTCCCCCTTGGTCTGAGTGCCGTGATGGGTTCGATCGCCGCGAAGGACCGCGACGTGTGGCTGTCCATGGCGCTCAGCGTGCTCGCCATCGCGCTGTTCCTCACGTCGCTCTGGCAGCAACGCTCCGATCGGCGAGACTGACGCCCGCCTGGCTCGCCACGCCCGTGTCGGGGCGCACGACCCTGGCGTCGAGAAATGGCATGAGCGCCCGAAGTCGCTCCCCCACCTGCTCGATGGGGTGATCCGCATCGGTCAGGCGCGCCGCGGTGAAGTGCGGACGGCCAGCGTCGTTCTCGGCCACCCAGGTCTTCGCGAACTCGCCGCTGCGAATGTTGGCCAGCAGCTGGCGCATGGCCTCCTTGGTCTGCGCGGTCACGATGCGCGGGCCGGCAATGTAGTCGCCGTATTCGGCGGTATCACTCACGGAGTAGCGCATGTAGTTGAGCCCACCCTGGTACATCAGGTCCACGATGAGCTTGAGTTCGTGCAGGCACTCGAAGTAGGCCATTTCCGGGCGGTAACCGGCTTCCACGAGCGTTTCGAAGCCGGCCTTCACCAGCGCACTGACCCCGCCGCACAGCACCGCCTGCTCCCCGAACAGATCCGTTTCCGTCTCCTCGGCGAAGCTGGTTTCGATCACGCCAGCGCGGGTGCAGCCAATGGCCCAGGCGTAGGCGAGCGCATCCTCACGCGCTGCGCCACTGGCATCCTGCGCCACGGCAATGAGTCCCGGCACACCGCCCCCCTGGGTGAACACTTCACGCACCCGATGTCCCGGGCTCTTGGGCGCAATGAGGGCCACGTCCACCCCGTCGGGCGGGGCGATCAGGTTGAAGTGCACGTTGAAACCGTGCGCAAACCAGAGGGTCGTGCCGGGGCGCATGCTGGGCGCGATATCGCGATCGTAGATGCGCTGCTGTTCGGTGTCGGGCGCCAGCATCATGATGGCATCGGCCTCCGCGGCGGCGGCGGCAACCGGCATCACGCGCAGTCCCGCCGCTTCGGCCGCCGCCCAGCTCCTGCTCCCCTCACGCAGCCCCACGCGTACGTCCATGCCGCGGTCGGCCAGATTGCGTGCATGCGCATGCCCCTGGCTGCCATATCCGATGATGGCAATCCGGCGGCCCTCGAGTCGCTGCGGCTCAGCGTCACCGTCGTACAGCACCGGTGCGGCGAACATGGGGGTCGTATTGGGCGTGTTGGTCGGGGTCATCTCAGGCAGCCTCCTCGGTGGGCGCGCCGTCGGCTTGCGCGCGGTAGTCGTTGGGTGCTTCAAGCACACGCGGCGTAGGGCCGCGCATCATGGCCAGTCGGCCGGTCCGCATGAGTTCCGCGATGCCGAAGCGACGCATCGCACTCACGAACTGCTCCACGCGCTCGGGGGCATCGGTGATCTCCACGATCACTTCGTCCGGCCCGAGATCCAGCACGCGGCCGCCGGCAGCCAGCGTTTCCTCGGCGATGTGCGTGAGTGCGGCACTCGTTGCCCGCACCTTGAGCAACGCCGTCTCCCGCACCACGGTGGGGGCGTCGGTGGCATCAGCCACACCGATCACCTCCACGAGGCGGTCGAGCTGCTTCACCACCTGTGTGGCCTCATCCACGCTCACCGCGAGGGTAAGCCGGGAAATGCCTGGCGTTTCGCTGCGCCCCACGGAGAGCGACACGATGTTGTAGCCGCGCCGCCGCAGCAGCGTCACGATGCGGTGCAGCACGCCGGGGCGGTCGTGCACGAGGGCGATGAGGGTATGCACCGGTGCGGTCATGCCTGCTCCGTGGTGTGGGGGGTGCGCCACGCGGTCCGCGGCGTGACGCGCGAATCACCCATCGGCGACTCACGCCGCTGCCGTTCACGCAGCTGCTGGTCGTGGTGCGCTTCGTCGTGCACCATGTCGTGAATGGCGCGGCCGGCCGGCACCATGGGGAAGACGTTGGCTTCACGTTCCACGCGGAAGTCGATGAGCACCGGGCCGTGGTGTGCCCATGCCTCGCGTATCGCCGCTTCGGCATCGGCCACATCGTCCACGGTGATTGCGTGCCACCCGTGCGCCTGCGCGAGCAGCGCGAAGTCGGGACCGGACAGCGGCGTTTCGCTGTAGCGGCGCCCCTCGAACAGCTGCTGCCACTGCCGCACCATGCCCAGATAGCCGTTGTTCACCACGGCCACCTTCACGTTGCCAAGCCCTTCCTGCCGAATGGTGGCCAGCTCGCAGGCGGTCATCTGGAAGCCGCCGTCGCCGCAGAACGCCCACACGGTGTGCGCGGGATCGGCGATGGCCGCCCCCAGCGCCGCCGGTACGGCGAACCCCATGGTGCCCGCACCGCCGCTGGTGATGTGCGAGCGGGCCCGCTGCCAATCGATGAGTTGGGCCGCCCACATCTGGTGCTGGCCCACATCGGTCACGACGCGCCAGTCTCGGCGCGTATCGGCCACGGCGTTGAACGCGGCGAAGACGTCCTGCGGCATGAGCGGCGCGGTACGCTCGCTACGGCGGTAATGCTGCCGCGGCGCGAACTCCGCCTTGAGGGCGGCAATCTCCTCACGCCACGGAGCGAACCGCTCGGGCTGCACGGGGATGCGCGGGGTGATGGTTTCCAGGACATCGCGGGCATCGCCGAG
The DNA window shown above is from Gemmatimonas sp. and carries:
- the ilvN gene encoding acetolactate synthase small subunit is translated as MTAPVHTLIALVHDRPGVLHRIVTLLRRRGYNIVSLSVGRSETPGISRLTLAVSVDEATQVVKQLDRLVEVIGVADATDAPTVVRETALLKVRATSAALTHIAEETLAAGGRVLDLGPDEVIVEITDAPERVEQFVSAMRRFGIAELMRTGRLAMMRGPTPRVLEAPNDYRAQADGAPTEEAA
- a CDS encoding S9 family peptidase, which gives rise to MPVRLTFAGRPSRTLPPLLLSLLSAAALQAQGGAAKRPMSFLDAQYLRSAGAPAVSPDGKQLLYTVSTPDWKEATSQSDIHVVATDRGVASSKQLTFTTTKNEGSPRWAPAGGWFVFTSNREAPAASGSQQQLFLMRADGGEARRITNATQGVSTFAFTKDGQWLVYRSGKATEEQLYALPVAKLAAGTPLDSLVPAQLTKHRTGVGEWRVAPDSKRIYFLSADTVDTDERLRREKRFTVNIRNQEEPTVSLWALDLTSSSYTTSRLTRDTGMAVTGFTVSPDGRWIGFNAVPNNRYKRNITEEGIYADVFLLDTQGNGIERLTTNDENGESPLSFSPDSRTIAFSGSDDLTKYNMKNRRVYVRDVAAKGAPFRKIGDLDGDVSAEFWSADGRTIYFNEGLKATQQLFAMDVATGKVKPVTAVQGVVSVAQDADTKRLLINYQDPVTAPALYTVASLLELPKKAAWVQLTDVNPWVREQIALGEETEVTWTSTDGKPVGGVLVKPVGYEPGKRYPLLVAIHGGPAAADQLTFNGGYGAQVYAGQGWAVLMPNYRGSTNYGEAHKNGIVGNYFDPGYQDIMTGVDHLIGTGLVDSTKMGVLGWSAGGHWSNWILTHTTRFKAISSGAGTSNWISMYAQSDVQRNRQHYLGDKLPYDDFDAYWRQSPIQFIRNAKTPTMIHVVEGDPRVPSPQSVELHMGLKRVGVPTELFMYPGASHGIPDARNRLVKSMSEMAWMDYYVLGKGSKFSWRQVLETLEDPKAEKKVDVKGDN
- a CDS encoding glycosyl hydrolase, which translates into the protein MLSNRSFRGGLRAICVTIVALAALVPAGVEAQSSARPGAPAAGGTRPAYDPTLYSDGSRTARAFKSLRWRLVGPFRGGRSTAVTADPTRPLVFYFGAVNGGVWKTTNAGQTWENITDGKTDLSSVGAITVAPSDPNVIWVGSGEGKPREDITYGTGVYRSTDGGESWVPRGLANTHQITSLRVHPTNPDVAYVTALGHAFGPNPDRGVFRTTDGGATWKKILFVDDSTGAADLSMDVTNPRILYASLWKFQRTPWGMNAGAGRSGLWKSTDGGDTWTELTFNPGMPKGLIGKIGVAVSPANGQRVYANIEAQDSLGGVFRSDDGGASWTRTNSDQKFVVRPFYYMSITADPVNENTVYVMNLQVSRSIDGGRTFTTVRVPHGDTHIMWVDPKNPQRLINGNDGGATVSLDGGRTWSAQNNQPTSQFYHVTTDQSQPYRILGAQQDNTTVNIAHRSDRGSLTERDWYPVAGCENAYIAIDPRDPNVTFGGCYMGQLSRHDARTNMRRDVSVWLGNYDGYAVADVPQRFQWTFPIHFSLHDPDVLYTASQYLWRSRNQGSSWEKISGDLTRHDPATMGRSGGPVSGDMTGTEWYATIFAVAESPVTKGVLWTGSDDGLVHVSRDNGATWTNVTPKAFGAFTRVSIIEASPFEAGTAYVAANRYQQDDFTPYLFKTTDYGATWTRIDAGIPQGAFTRAIRSDTKRKGLLFAGTETGVYVSLNDGANWEPLQLNLPRVVIRDLRVHGNDLLVATHGRSFWSLDDISPLRTLSETVTAKPVHLFAPAPAVRWVSGGGSGRASLTAGGNPRYGVNIDYWLKTAPTAPISLQIVEAGGTVVHTFSSAAAPKKDSTGNPAADSAAALVRTKQRAEALSYEPADSVVHARAGANRFTWDLSYPGPKTIPGAIIDDGTTDGPTAVPGEYAVRLIVGKDTLSQPFTVLADPRVSLTAAEYRAQFDAANAVGARITSITETVARIQDLQRQLDERARQAASQAYAAEVRDASAALRRKLEAVRAEIYEVYTKADQATLNYPIKLYQMFISLNSQVLEGTNPPTKQHSEITSDLGGKLDVQLRTLQGLEEKELSDFNALLSRLGVPNVFVPKKPIG
- the ilvC gene encoding ketol-acid reductoisomerase gives rise to the protein MFAAPVLYDGDAEPQRLEGRRIAIIGYGSQGHAHARNLADRGMDVRVGLREGSRSWAAAEAAGLRVMPVAAAAAEADAIMMLAPDTEQQRIYDRDIAPSMRPGTTLWFAHGFNVHFNLIAPPDGVDVALIAPKSPGHRVREVFTQGGGVPGLIAVAQDASGAAREDALAYAWAIGCTRAGVIETSFAEETETDLFGEQAVLCGGVSALVKAGFETLVEAGYRPEMAYFECLHELKLIVDLMYQGGLNYMRYSVSDTAEYGDYIAGPRIVTAQTKEAMRQLLANIRSGEFAKTWVAENDAGRPHFTAARLTDADHPIEQVGERLRALMPFLDARVVRPDTGVASQAGVSLADRSVAARAT